One genomic window of Brevundimonas vesicularis includes the following:
- a CDS encoding tyrosine-type recombinase/integrase — MTSQPNRAKLTKGYVDRIKPGRKDEFHWDADTKGFGVRVTPTGKLTFIVQGRVDGVESAIRITIGAYGVFTVDQARDVAREHLRSMRMGVDPRAARKADEAAKVTLQQVCDAYVSRPGKLKASSREAIERHIRTTFEKWAGQPIASITEEMCKKRYREVLTKGLRGDRKQGSPGQANQAFSVLGALLAYAGRQYRRVDGAPLCDRSPVDALKDDRVRLKPRTSRILDHKVGPVWLALREWRTTAYNRDTMSSIDLVRFLLLTGLRISEASSLQWPQVNLEDGYFHLPNPKNSNPVSMPLSTQAVELLKARPRVADNQHVFPSWAGSLRDPRDMMKKVSAVAGSHLTPHDMRRTYTNIALRSCRIEKFRTDLLTNHITRDVTAEHYFDTTNLQWLQPEAQKIGDWLDQQAAIAESANVARLEPRAQAA, encoded by the coding sequence ATGACCAGCCAGCCCAACCGCGCCAAGCTGACGAAGGGATATGTCGATCGGATCAAACCCGGTCGGAAGGACGAGTTTCACTGGGATGCCGACACCAAGGGCTTTGGTGTCCGCGTGACCCCAACGGGCAAGCTCACATTCATCGTGCAGGGAAGGGTGGATGGCGTTGAATCTGCCATCCGCATCACCATCGGAGCCTACGGTGTCTTCACGGTCGATCAGGCCCGTGACGTGGCCCGAGAGCACTTGCGGTCGATGCGCATGGGCGTTGATCCGCGCGCGGCGCGAAAGGCGGACGAAGCCGCGAAGGTGACGCTTCAACAGGTCTGCGATGCCTATGTTTCTCGACCGGGAAAGCTAAAGGCTAGCAGCCGCGAAGCGATTGAACGCCATATCCGGACGACGTTCGAGAAGTGGGCGGGTCAACCTATCGCCAGCATCACCGAGGAGATGTGCAAGAAGCGATACCGCGAGGTTTTGACGAAGGGCCTGCGTGGTGATCGCAAACAAGGTTCGCCGGGCCAAGCCAATCAAGCATTTTCCGTTCTCGGTGCTTTGCTCGCCTACGCCGGTCGCCAGTATCGGCGTGTCGATGGAGCGCCGCTATGCGACCGCAGCCCCGTCGATGCGCTCAAGGACGACCGGGTTCGGCTAAAACCTCGCACGAGTCGAATCCTTGACCACAAGGTTGGCCCGGTCTGGTTGGCTCTGCGTGAGTGGCGGACGACAGCGTACAACCGCGACACCATGTCGAGCATCGACCTAGTTCGCTTTTTGCTGCTCACGGGGCTTCGTATTTCTGAGGCGTCGTCTCTTCAATGGCCCCAGGTGAACTTGGAGGACGGCTACTTCCATCTGCCAAACCCGAAAAACTCAAACCCGGTTTCGATGCCGCTTTCGACACAGGCCGTTGAACTGCTCAAAGCGCGCCCGCGCGTCGCTGACAATCAGCATGTCTTCCCGTCATGGGCTGGCAGCCTGAGAGACCCGCGCGACATGATGAAGAAGGTGTCGGCGGTCGCTGGGAGCCATCTGACGCCTCACGACATGAGGCGCACCTATACGAATATCGCCCTGCGATCCTGCCGCATCGAAAAGTTCAGAACTGACCTGCTGACGAACCACATCACGCGCGACGTGACCGCAGAGCACTATTTCGACACGACCAACCTCCAGTGGCTTCAACCGGAGGCGCAGAAAATCGGCGATTGGCTGGACCAGCAGGCGGCGATTGCCGAGAGCGCGAACGTGGCGCGGTTGGAACCGCGCGCGCAGGCCGCGTAG
- a CDS encoding helix-turn-helix transcriptional regulator, with protein MAVTVNLDDLLTTKEAASVLGVKPNTLEIWRHKGRGPPFIRLGDGPCAPIRYFRIELSKWLASHSYAHTSAYSPSAQTSDKFNKCRSTGASC; from the coding sequence ATGGCTGTCACCGTAAATCTGGATGATTTGCTGACGACGAAAGAGGCGGCATCCGTCCTCGGCGTCAAACCTAACACTTTAGAAATCTGGCGACACAAGGGGAGGGGGCCGCCGTTCATTCGGCTCGGCGATGGGCCGTGTGCGCCGATCCGCTATTTCCGCATCGAACTATCGAAGTGGTTAGCGTCCCATTCCTACGCTCACACGAGCGCCTATAGCCCCTCTGCGCAGACCTCCGACAAATTCAATAAATGCCGGTCGACGGGGGCATCATGTTGA
- a CDS encoding AAA family ATPase, with product MTTEIMRDGPEGPQAASHGFFWDGPPPDEPDSSPITAREAALSDPFADKWGVVTLAKTFFAELQERSDRVNPLKLDGPISETEWREARSTQPSVVDQWFYEDVGCFIAPGGTGKTTLLLFQVIHIVLGRPLFGYAVTAPGPVVIITAEDSRETLVARLRQMCVEMPLTEEEIRTVREDIIITDVSGKGIKLTTVEKDVVMPSKALDKLIVEIGVLCPSLLVIDPMVSFGIGESRVNDSEQGLIDAARRIRNVVHCAVIYVHHTGKENARNRTTDQYSGRGGSALSDGARMIHVLQRLDAEEWTKATGDLLQEAESGFILARPKMTWCRPQPNIYLKRSSYTFRRYDHIGETEGAQRVNQIAEDKIWKFVADEWLAGRRHTQNTLQDAAVMPQKATRQTVARLLAQGRLMKEDAGGGRGGAHHFLRPCEVQITT from the coding sequence ATGACTACTGAAATTATGCGGGATGGCCCCGAAGGTCCGCAAGCAGCCAGTCACGGCTTCTTCTGGGATGGACCGCCGCCTGACGAGCCTGATAGTTCGCCGATTACTGCCCGAGAGGCGGCGTTGAGCGACCCCTTTGCCGACAAGTGGGGTGTCGTGACGCTGGCGAAGACTTTCTTCGCTGAGCTGCAAGAACGCTCCGACCGTGTGAACCCGCTTAAGCTTGATGGCCCAATCAGCGAAACTGAATGGCGGGAAGCTCGGTCAACGCAGCCTTCCGTTGTCGATCAGTGGTTTTACGAGGACGTCGGCTGCTTCATTGCCCCTGGTGGAACCGGGAAGACCACGCTCCTCCTGTTTCAAGTCATTCACATCGTGTTGGGCCGACCGTTGTTCGGTTACGCCGTGACTGCGCCTGGCCCGGTCGTCATCATCACCGCCGAGGACAGTCGAGAAACGCTGGTCGCGCGCCTGCGCCAGATGTGTGTCGAGATGCCATTGACCGAGGAGGAAATCCGAACAGTCCGTGAGGACATCATCATCACCGATGTGTCGGGGAAGGGGATCAAGCTCACTACGGTTGAGAAAGATGTCGTGATGCCGAGCAAGGCGCTCGACAAGCTGATTGTCGAGATTGGAGTGCTTTGCCCATCGCTCCTCGTCATTGACCCTATGGTGTCGTTCGGAATCGGCGAAAGCCGCGTGAATGACAGCGAGCAGGGCCTAATCGATGCCGCTCGACGGATTAGGAATGTGGTCCACTGCGCCGTGATCTACGTCCACCACACCGGCAAGGAGAACGCTCGCAATAGGACGACGGATCAGTATAGCGGTCGAGGAGGAAGCGCCCTGTCCGATGGTGCCCGGATGATCCATGTGCTCCAGCGGCTGGATGCGGAGGAGTGGACCAAGGCAACAGGCGACCTTCTACAAGAGGCAGAGTCGGGCTTTATCCTGGCGCGTCCAAAGATGACGTGGTGCCGCCCTCAGCCTAATATTTATCTCAAACGATCCAGCTACACATTCCGTCGATACGACCACATTGGTGAGACCGAGGGTGCGCAGCGGGTGAACCAGATTGCTGAAGACAAGATCTGGAAGTTCGTTGCAGACGAATGGCTAGCTGGGCGTCGTCATACCCAGAACACGTTGCAGGACGCAGCGGTGATGCCGCAAAAGGCGACCCGGCAGACAGTAGCTCGTCTACTTGCTCAAGGCCGCCTCATGAAAGAAGACGCGGGCGGCGGCCGGGGTGGAGCGCATCATTTTCTGCGTCCGTGCGAGGTGCAGATAACCACATGA
- a CDS encoding toll/interleukin-1 receptor domain-containing protein, translating into MRASERMDLLEKIGSELQSRYTFTDIDAFFTAMNISSANVEGWGGSNSKRVYSKAVLARVSENDLVRVANELDLLPSIGSRPTVQPPENWKGTTAFRLFISHISKDKSIATRLKEGLAKYDISGFVAHEDIHPTLAWQDQIERALQTMDALIAVHTVGFSASIWTQQEIGYALGRGVKIISFKWGEDPTGFIGKHQALPRLNRNADQIAAEVQRLLLADPATKDRLETAQAEPIPF; encoded by the coding sequence ATGCGGGCATCTGAACGAATGGACTTACTGGAGAAGATCGGCTCCGAGTTGCAGAGTCGATATACCTTCACGGACATCGACGCTTTCTTCACGGCGATGAACATATCGTCGGCGAACGTCGAAGGATGGGGCGGCAGTAATAGCAAACGGGTCTATTCCAAAGCCGTTCTGGCACGGGTTTCTGAGAACGATCTCGTCCGTGTAGCTAACGAACTCGACTTGCTGCCGAGCATCGGGTCTAGGCCTACTGTTCAACCGCCCGAAAACTGGAAGGGCACCACAGCCTTCCGGCTTTTCATTTCGCACATCAGCAAAGACAAAAGCATTGCCACACGCCTCAAAGAGGGGCTCGCAAAATACGACATATCGGGTTTCGTCGCTCACGAAGATATTCATCCCACGCTCGCTTGGCAGGATCAGATTGAGCGCGCCCTCCAGACTATGGATGCACTGATAGCCGTCCATACGGTCGGCTTTTCTGCATCGATTTGGACTCAACAAGAAATCGGTTACGCCCTTGGCCGTGGAGTGAAGATCATCTCATTCAAGTGGGGAGAGGACCCGACGGGCTTCATCGGCAAACACCAAGCCCTGCCGAGGTTGAACAGGAACGCCGACCAGATCGCCGCAGAGGTTCAAAGGCTGCTGCTCGCCGACCCGGCAACCAAGGACCGTCTGGAAACCGCGCAGGCTGAGCCTATTCCATTCTGA
- a CDS encoding DUF5681 domain-containing protein has protein sequence MSDTTTAVATQPDWMKGFQAAPVKPKGNPAWVRGGPSPNPAGRPRGVLDKRTKVSQALADDAPAIARVVVEAALEGDLQAASLVLARIAPTLRAQSQPVQFEFDATASLARQVEQVLEGIATGQVPPDVGQQIISAVEALGSLRAVEDLEQRIAQLEDRRT, from the coding sequence ATGAGCGACACGACCACAGCGGTGGCGACGCAACCGGACTGGATGAAGGGGTTTCAGGCAGCGCCCGTGAAGCCGAAGGGCAACCCAGCGTGGGTGAGAGGCGGACCTAGCCCCAACCCGGCCGGTCGCCCGCGCGGGGTTCTGGATAAGCGGACGAAGGTGTCTCAAGCGCTCGCGGACGATGCACCGGCCATAGCCCGCGTGGTCGTTGAGGCAGCTCTGGAAGGCGACCTTCAAGCCGCTTCGCTCGTCCTCGCGCGTATCGCTCCGACGCTCCGCGCTCAGAGCCAGCCTGTTCAATTCGAGTTCGATGCAACGGCTTCGCTCGCACGTCAGGTGGAGCAGGTACTGGAAGGTATCGCCACCGGGCAAGTGCCACCCGACGTAGGTCAACAAATCATCTCAGCAGTCGAAGCGCTGGGAAGCCTTCGCGCAGTCGAGGATCTGGAACAGCGCATCGCACAGCTTGAGGATCGCCGAACATGA
- a CDS encoding SLATT domain-containing protein — MAQPTPDETGTLEGQVRECFARVVYSHKTHEKQGDICATTLTRYKLAQIALAALTTSGVLALLFTDHFWVKLITALVSLISLFVTGYMKGFDPGAAAQKHRDTAADLWAIRESYLSLLTDLSTGALSDSHARERRDELQNALAAIYKSAPGTTPKAYGKAQKGLQDLEDYTFNPGEIDKFLPPALKRG, encoded by the coding sequence TTGGCTCAACCTACCCCTGACGAAACTGGAACTCTAGAAGGTCAAGTTCGCGAATGCTTCGCTCGCGTGGTCTATTCCCACAAGACCCATGAGAAACAAGGCGATATCTGTGCGACGACGCTAACCCGTTATAAGTTGGCTCAGATTGCGCTAGCCGCCCTGACCACATCGGGAGTTCTGGCCCTCCTGTTCACTGACCATTTTTGGGTGAAGCTGATCACAGCGCTGGTGTCGCTGATATCCCTGTTCGTTACTGGATATATGAAAGGCTTCGACCCAGGTGCCGCTGCGCAAAAGCATCGTGACACAGCGGCTGACCTTTGGGCAATTCGTGAATCCTACCTGTCCCTGTTGACCGATCTCTCCACCGGCGCGCTGTCCGATAGTCACGCAAGGGAGCGTCGTGATGAGCTGCAGAACGCATTGGCCGCGATCTATAAATCTGCTCCCGGTACAACTCCAAAGGCCTATGGCAAGGCGCAGAAGGGCCTGCAGGATCTCGAAGACTACACCTTCAACCCCGGCGAAATTGACAAGTTTCTTCCTCCAGCGCTCAAGCGGGGCTGA
- a CDS encoding SMODS domain-containing nucleotidyltransferase: MSVADNFRAFRANYLIPTDTVGSISARYRRITKQLNKDFWNTESETAHSLYVGSYGRDTAANGVSDLDVAFTLPASVYHQYNGHAGNGQSALLQAVRSSILRTYANSYIGGDGQVVALNFTDGIRFEILPVFLNQDGSSFTFADSNGGGSWKVCNPRAEMDAFAARNTGTNGNLKAIGRMARIWRDKHAVPLSGMLIDTLAYQFIETWAHRDKSYMYHDWLVRDFLLYLAGIDRSKDYWRAPGSGSSVWKKGNFQTPAASAYSLAISAIDYESNNRPDTARNKWREIFGSTYP, encoded by the coding sequence ATGAGCGTCGCTGACAACTTCCGCGCCTTCCGCGCCAACTACCTCATCCCGACAGACACTGTCGGCAGCATCTCCGCTCGCTACAGGCGCATCACCAAGCAACTCAACAAGGACTTCTGGAACACGGAGTCGGAAACTGCGCACAGCCTGTATGTGGGATCATACGGCCGCGACACGGCGGCGAACGGCGTCAGCGACCTCGATGTCGCGTTTACGCTCCCCGCCAGCGTCTATCATCAATACAATGGACATGCCGGTAACGGTCAGTCGGCACTGTTACAGGCTGTGCGAAGCTCAATTTTGCGCACCTACGCCAACTCGTACATCGGCGGTGACGGTCAGGTCGTGGCACTGAACTTCACGGATGGTATCCGCTTCGAAATTCTACCGGTGTTCTTGAACCAAGATGGCAGCAGCTTCACGTTCGCTGACTCAAATGGTGGAGGTAGTTGGAAGGTATGCAATCCGCGAGCCGAGATGGACGCCTTCGCCGCCCGCAATACTGGGACTAACGGCAACCTAAAGGCTATCGGGCGAATGGCGCGCATCTGGCGCGACAAACATGCGGTCCCTTTAAGCGGAATGCTTATCGATACGCTAGCGTATCAGTTCATCGAGACATGGGCACACCGAGACAAGTCATATATGTATCATGACTGGCTCGTCCGAGATTTCCTGCTTTATCTTGCTGGGATCGACAGGTCCAAAGACTATTGGCGCGCGCCGGGTAGCGGCTCATCTGTGTGGAAGAAGGGCAATTTTCAGACGCCCGCAGCTAGTGCGTACTCATTGGCGATCAGCGCAATCGACTATGAGTCCAACAACCGCCCCGACACAGCGCGTAATAAGTGGAGGGAGATTTTTGGCTCAACCTACCCCTGA
- a CDS encoding septal ring lytic transglycosylase RlpA family protein has translation MTFGQGVRGALILGLFSLLAACSTVGGAGVRGTVAGRGEDHPPVVKDPAPIVSGTMRPYQVRGRWYTPKEQPDYEEVGMASWYGDAFNGRPTSTGERFDMHALTAAHKTLPLPGLVEVTNLENGRRLVVRINDRGPFVDSRIIDLSREAASELGMLSQGVGRVRVRYLGRAPQQGGGTLLRASAPTTRGAVPASPHVSAPVIAPAPVAVAEVTTFWVQAGSFSDQVEAGRIADSLSGWVRADRGAGRFNVVVGPWDSANAAEAARQSVVARGYAGALLISGS, from the coding sequence ATGACGTTTGGACAGGGAGTGCGCGGCGCGCTGATCCTGGGGCTGTTTTCGCTGCTGGCCGCCTGTTCCACCGTCGGCGGAGCAGGCGTGCGCGGGACGGTCGCCGGGCGCGGCGAGGACCATCCGCCGGTCGTCAAGGACCCGGCGCCGATCGTGTCGGGGACGATGCGGCCCTATCAGGTGCGCGGGCGCTGGTACACGCCCAAGGAACAGCCGGACTACGAAGAGGTCGGGATGGCGTCCTGGTACGGCGACGCCTTCAACGGGCGGCCGACCTCGACCGGCGAACGATTCGACATGCATGCCCTGACGGCGGCGCATAAGACCCTGCCTCTGCCCGGTCTGGTGGAGGTGACGAACCTGGAGAACGGGCGGCGACTGGTGGTGCGGATCAACGACCGGGGACCGTTCGTGGACAGCCGGATCATCGACCTGTCGCGCGAGGCGGCGAGCGAACTGGGGATGTTGTCGCAAGGCGTGGGGCGGGTGCGGGTGCGCTACCTCGGCCGGGCGCCGCAGCAGGGCGGGGGCACGCTGTTGCGAGCCTCGGCGCCGACGACGCGAGGTGCGGTCCCGGCGAGCCCGCACGTCAGCGCGCCGGTTATCGCCCCCGCGCCGGTCGCGGTTGCGGAGGTGACGACATTCTGGGTCCAGGCGGGCAGTTTCTCGGATCAGGTCGAGGCCGGGCGAATCGCCGACAGCCTGAGCGGCTGGGTGCGCGCCGATCGGGGCGCGGGGCGGTTCAACGTCGTGGTGGGGCCGTGGGATAGCGCCAATGCGGCCGAGGCGGCGCGTCAGTCGGTCGTGGCGCGGGGTTATGCGGGCGCCCTGTTGATATCCGGCAGCTGA
- the tmk gene encoding dTMP kinase — protein MTRGQFISFEGGEGAGKSTQVGRLVARLQAVLGERKVVRTREPGGSKGAEVIRNLVVATDAEPWSAMTETLLMYASRSDHLERTIRPALAAGDWVVCDRFADSSRAYQGAGGGVAQSFIEQIDAGVVGDDQPDLTLVFDLPVEVGLERAFGRGLFETRFESKGLEFHQRLREGFLRIVEANPQRCVLIDAVGSLDEVEARVWQAVQDRLL, from the coding sequence GTGACCCGTGGACAATTCATCAGCTTCGAAGGCGGCGAGGGCGCCGGCAAATCGACCCAGGTCGGGCGGCTGGTCGCGCGGCTGCAGGCGGTATTGGGCGAGCGCAAGGTCGTGCGCACGCGTGAGCCGGGGGGCTCAAAGGGCGCGGAGGTGATCCGCAATCTGGTGGTGGCCACCGATGCCGAGCCGTGGTCGGCCATGACCGAGACGCTGTTGATGTACGCCTCGCGCTCGGACCATCTGGAGCGCACCATCCGCCCGGCGCTGGCGGCCGGCGACTGGGTGGTGTGCGACCGGTTCGCCGATTCAAGCCGGGCCTACCAGGGCGCTGGCGGCGGCGTGGCGCAAAGCTTCATCGAACAGATCGACGCGGGCGTGGTCGGGGACGACCAGCCGGACCTGACCCTGGTGTTCGACCTGCCGGTCGAGGTCGGGCTGGAACGGGCGTTCGGGCGCGGCCTGTTCGAGACGCGGTTCGAATCCAAGGGGCTGGAATTCCATCAGCGCCTGCGCGAGGGCTTCCTGCGCATCGTCGAGGCCAATCCGCAGCGTTGCGTGCTGATCGACGCGGTCGGATCGCTGGACGAGGTCGAGGCGCGGGTCTGGCAGGCGGTTCAGGACCGGCTGCTGTGA
- a CDS encoding DNA polymerase III subunit delta', translated as MSDHPRDRFDLIPDAAAETAFLDAWERGRLHHAWLLCGVEGTGKATFAYRAARRLLGAAADPASGPLGARRDDPVSRLISAQSHPDLLVLERLVEGGKTKKSISVDQSRELPEFFSKSPSQAQFRVAIIDAADDLNLNAANALLKVLEEPPERGVLFLVTHAPGRLLATIRSRCRRLSFPIWTPERLETLVRNRTGAEREDAEHAATMAGGSPGAALALASGATFEMDQLARRWVEGDVDRAEALAIADRFRGAEGQERFETLMDRLIAAVRMRALQSAPGAGNRWAELWERLQPLPERAAGLNLDKADVLAGALADLKRVQAQQERMG; from the coding sequence GTGAGCGATCACCCGCGTGACCGGTTCGACCTGATTCCTGATGCCGCGGCGGAGACGGCGTTTCTGGACGCCTGGGAACGGGGGCGATTGCACCACGCCTGGCTGTTGTGCGGGGTCGAGGGGACGGGCAAGGCGACCTTCGCCTATCGTGCGGCGCGGCGGCTGCTGGGGGCGGCGGCCGATCCGGCGTCGGGGCCGCTGGGCGCGCGGCGCGATGATCCGGTCAGCCGGCTGATCTCGGCCCAGTCGCATCCGGATCTTCTGGTGCTGGAACGTCTGGTCGAGGGGGGCAAGACCAAGAAGTCGATCTCGGTCGATCAGTCGCGCGAACTGCCGGAGTTCTTTTCCAAGAGCCCGTCGCAAGCCCAGTTCCGGGTGGCGATCATTGATGCGGCGGATGACCTTAATCTCAATGCCGCCAACGCCTTGCTGAAGGTTCTTGAGGAGCCGCCAGAGCGCGGCGTGCTGTTCCTGGTGACCCATGCGCCGGGGCGGTTGCTGGCGACGATCCGGTCGCGGTGCCGGCGGCTGAGCTTTCCGATCTGGACGCCGGAACGGCTGGAAACCTTGGTGCGCAACCGGACGGGCGCGGAGCGTGAGGACGCCGAACACGCGGCGACCATGGCGGGCGGATCGCCGGGCGCAGCCCTGGCCCTGGCGTCCGGCGCGACGTTCGAGATGGACCAGCTGGCGCGGCGATGGGTCGAGGGCGACGTGGACCGGGCCGAAGCCCTGGCCATCGCCGACCGGTTCCGCGGCGCCGAGGGGCAGGAGCGGTTCGAGACCCTGATGGACCGGTTGATCGCGGCGGTGCGGATGCGCGCCTTGCAGAGCGCGCCGGGCGCCGGCAATCGATGGGCCGAGCTGTGGGAGCGGTTGCAGCCGCTGCCGGAACGGGCGGCGGGACTGAACCTGGACAAGGCCGATGTGCTGGCGGGGGCTCTGGCGGATCTGAAGCGGGTCCAGGCGCAGCAGGAGCGAATGGGCTGA
- a CDS encoding TatD family hydrolase: MLIDSHVNLHAPQFDEDRDAVIARAREAGVRLMVEISDKLTTFEATHGIAMANDDIWCTVGVHPHEAKDAADLTAATLINLAQRPKVVGIGECGLDFHYDFSPREVQAAVFRQHVKAARETGLPLVIHTREADDIMASILREEYAAGPFKMLMHCYTSGAELAKITAEMGAWFSVSGIATFKAAEDVRSVIRDMPGDRIIVETDCPYLAPIPHRGRRNEPAYIGHVLDKLAQIRGWSAEEADRITTEAFFGLFDRIPRPA, encoded by the coding sequence ATGCTGATCGACAGTCATGTGAACCTGCACGCGCCACAGTTCGACGAGGACCGGGACGCCGTGATCGCGCGCGCGCGCGAGGCGGGCGTCAGGCTGATGGTCGAGATTTCCGACAAGCTGACGACCTTCGAGGCGACGCACGGCATCGCCATGGCCAATGACGACATCTGGTGCACGGTCGGGGTCCATCCACACGAGGCCAAGGATGCGGCGGACCTGACGGCGGCGACCCTGATCAACCTGGCCCAGCGGCCCAAGGTGGTCGGGATCGGCGAATGCGGGCTGGATTTCCACTACGACTTCAGCCCGCGCGAGGTGCAGGCGGCGGTGTTCCGACAGCATGTGAAGGCGGCGCGCGAGACGGGTCTGCCGCTGGTGATCCACACGCGTGAGGCGGACGATATAATGGCGTCGATCCTGCGCGAGGAATATGCCGCCGGGCCATTCAAGATGTTGATGCACTGCTATACGAGTGGCGCGGAACTGGCGAAAATCACTGCCGAAATGGGCGCCTGGTTTTCCGTGTCCGGCATTGCGACCTTCAAGGCGGCCGAGGACGTGCGGTCGGTGATCCGCGATATGCCGGGCGACCGGATCATCGTCGAGACCGACTGCCCCTATCTGGCGCCTATCCCGCATCGTGGACGGCGCAACGAGCCGGCCTACATCGGTCATGTGCTGGACAAGCTGGCCCAGATCCGGGGCTGGAGCGCCGAGGAGGCGGATCGCATTACGACCGAGGCCTTCTTCGGCCTCTTTGACCGGATACCCAGGCCCGCATGA
- a CDS encoding MBL fold metallo-hydrolase yields the protein MSFEVVILGSGSSGGVPRGDGDWGACDPAEPKNRRTRCSMLARKTGAEGVTNVLIDTSPDLREQMLASGTKHVDAVLYTHDHADQTHGIDDLRTFAARARKRIPAWMDAVTHGSLTHRFDYIFESKFGYPPLLDGRIIPPHGTAWSVEGAGGSIPVTTFDQAHGPIRSVGYRLGDVAYSSDVSDLDEAALAAVAGCKFWIVDALRYAPHPTHAHLDQALAWIAAADVERAVLTNLHIDMDYKALSALVPENVEVGFDGWSRVIG from the coding sequence ATGAGTTTCGAAGTCGTCATTCTGGGCAGCGGATCGTCGGGTGGGGTGCCGCGCGGGGACGGCGACTGGGGTGCCTGCGACCCAGCCGAGCCCAAGAACCGGCGCACGCGCTGTTCGATGCTGGCCAGGAAGACCGGCGCCGAGGGTGTGACCAATGTCCTGATCGACACATCGCCGGACCTGCGCGAACAGATGCTGGCCAGCGGGACGAAGCATGTGGATGCGGTTCTCTACACCCACGATCATGCGGACCAGACCCACGGCATCGACGACCTGCGCACCTTCGCCGCGCGGGCCAGGAAGCGGATACCGGCGTGGATGGATGCGGTGACGCACGGCTCGCTGACGCATCGGTTCGACTACATTTTCGAGAGCAAGTTCGGTTATCCGCCGCTGCTGGACGGACGGATCATTCCGCCGCATGGCACGGCCTGGTCGGTCGAGGGCGCGGGCGGCTCGATCCCGGTCACGACCTTTGATCAGGCGCATGGGCCGATCCGTTCGGTGGGATATCGGCTCGGCGATGTCGCCTATTCCAGCGATGTTTCCGATCTGGACGAGGCGGCCTTGGCGGCGGTGGCCGGGTGCAAGTTCTGGATCGTGGACGCGCTGCGTTATGCGCCGCATCCGACCCATGCTCATCTGGACCAGGCCCTGGCGTGGATCGCCGCCGCAGACGTGGAGCGCGCGGTGCTGACGAATCTGCACATCGACATGGATTACAAGGCGTTGTCGGCGCTTGTTCCCGAAAACGTCGAGGTCGGATTCGATGGCTGGAGCCGAGTGATCGGCTAG